The following proteins are co-located in the Polystyrenella longa genome:
- a CDS encoding DUF1593 domain-containing protein, protein MRLFFQTMLCLLLLSGTSLFADDRPRLMILTDIGGDPDDRQSMIRLMVFSNEFRIEGFIATASGTPGELKKAITQPHLIREIVEAYGQVRPNLQKHAEGWPETTDLIAVIKSGNPQRGLKNIGAGHDTEGSQYIIQRVDAGTAEDPLNICIWGGQSDLAQALWRVKQDRGEEGFAQFTKKFRVYDIADQDRIADWMQQQFPGLFYILSKNRPGKDSRTAAFRGMYITGDESLTSKEWINENIRNHRTLGELYPTRTSTLPNKYGCMKEGDTPSWFFFLPMGGNNPNDPSQPGWGGQFRKTESGWYRDDQPDIDIRESVARWRPEFQAEFAKRMSWTTGEK, encoded by the coding sequence ATGCGCTTATTCTTTCAAACGATGCTCTGTCTGTTGCTGTTATCAGGGACTTCGCTTTTTGCTGATGACCGTCCCCGGTTAATGATTCTTACCGACATTGGTGGAGATCCGGATGACCGACAATCGATGATTCGGTTAATGGTCTTCTCTAATGAATTTCGTATCGAAGGATTCATCGCCACAGCATCGGGTACGCCCGGTGAACTGAAAAAGGCAATCACACAACCGCACCTGATTCGTGAAATCGTCGAAGCCTACGGGCAAGTACGCCCGAACCTGCAGAAACATGCTGAAGGCTGGCCGGAAACAACCGACCTGATTGCCGTCATTAAATCAGGCAACCCACAGCGTGGCCTGAAGAACATTGGAGCAGGGCACGATACCGAAGGATCCCAGTATATCATCCAACGAGTTGATGCAGGGACTGCCGAAGATCCACTTAATATCTGCATCTGGGGTGGGCAGTCCGATCTGGCGCAGGCACTCTGGCGAGTGAAACAAGATCGCGGAGAAGAAGGGTTCGCTCAGTTCACAAAAAAGTTCCGCGTTTACGATATCGCCGATCAGGATCGTATCGCCGATTGGATGCAGCAACAGTTCCCGGGACTCTTCTACATTCTCAGTAAAAACCGACCAGGAAAAGACTCGCGTACCGCTGCCTTTCGAGGCATGTACATCACGGGCGATGAATCGCTGACTTCTAAAGAGTGGATCAACGAAAACATCCGCAATCACCGCACGCTCGGTGAACTCTACCCAACGCGAACTTCAACATTACCCAATAAATATGGCTGTATGAAAGAAGGGGATACCCCTTCCTGGTTCTTCTTTCTTCCTATGGGTGGAAACAACCCGAATGACCCCAGCCAACCAGGCTGGGGAGGCCAGTTCCGCAAAACAGAATCAGGCTGGTACCGCGATGATCAACCCGACATCGATATCCGGGAATCAGTCGCCCGCTGGCGCCCCGAATTCCAAGCCGAATTTGCAAAACGAATGAGTTGGACAACAGGAGAGAAATAG
- a CDS encoding response regulator, with amino-acid sequence MTSAESLPTSKILIADDNIPNCELLDAHLEAENYEIFMAHDGKETLEKVAEHKPDLVLLDIMMPKLSGYEVCQKLKENPETAGIPILVVTALHEKGDIEKAVKSGCDDFLSKPINSIELKTRVRSMLRVRHLTNERDRLLAYLAEVEKAAGPQG; translated from the coding sequence ATGACTTCTGCAGAATCTCTTCCTACCTCCAAAATTCTGATCGCCGATGACAACATTCCGAATTGCGAGTTACTGGATGCCCATCTGGAAGCGGAAAACTACGAGATTTTCATGGCCCACGACGGCAAGGAAACTCTTGAGAAAGTAGCGGAACACAAACCCGACCTGGTTCTGCTCGATATCATGATGCCAAAACTGAGTGGTTACGAAGTCTGCCAGAAATTGAAAGAGAACCCAGAGACCGCCGGAATTCCGATTCTGGTCGTAACTGCCCTTCATGAAAAAGGGGATATCGAAAAAGCCGTAAAATCGGGCTGCGACGACTTTCTGTCGAAACCGATCAATAGCATCGAATTGAAAACTCGTGTCCGCTCGATGCTCCGTGTCCGCCATCTCACCAACGAACGCGACCGACTCCTGGCTTACCTCGCCGAAGTTGAAAAAGCGGCTGGCCCTCAAGGCTGA
- a CDS encoding glutaredoxin family protein codes for MANIENSQNMNDPHSSRHFQSWSGKEMCGVALIIFAGITFGLLWMDRNTGLPFNMPSSWYKSKMIFFFMALFALPTSYLLMRKPPGAYDTSEAPEVALPNFRTFRFYTRNGCPLCDEALEIVKRYENVLPEIEVYDVDRDAELVERFNTCVPVVEIDGKIRFRGNVNEVLFRRLIEASARNSQPASGQVVPLQLPSSSRGS; via the coding sequence ATGGCCAATATCGAGAACTCGCAGAACATGAACGATCCCCATTCCTCCCGCCATTTCCAATCCTGGTCAGGCAAGGAAATGTGCGGTGTCGCGTTAATTATCTTCGCAGGCATCACGTTCGGGCTGTTGTGGATGGATCGCAACACGGGACTGCCGTTTAACATGCCATCCAGTTGGTACAAGTCGAAAATGATTTTCTTCTTTATGGCTCTGTTCGCTTTGCCCACCAGCTATCTCCTCATGCGGAAACCCCCAGGCGCCTACGACACCAGCGAAGCTCCCGAAGTCGCCTTACCCAATTTCCGAACATTTCGGTTCTACACGCGAAATGGTTGTCCTCTGTGCGATGAAGCTCTCGAAATCGTAAAACGATACGAAAATGTCCTGCCTGAAATCGAAGTCTATGATGTCGACCGAGACGCGGAACTCGTCGAGCGGTTCAACACGTGTGTTCCAGTCGTCGAAATTGACGGCAAAATTCGGTTTCGAGGCAACGTCAACGAAGTTTTGTTTCGTCGACTGATAGAAGCTTCCGCCCGCAACAGCCAACCCGCTTCAGGCCAAGTCGTTCCACTTCAGCTTCCTTCCAGTTCCAGAGGTTCCTGA
- a CDS encoding cytochrome P450, which yields MTAIPSNHRIDSAFQFIQTGYQFIPNECDRLETNIFETRFFGKKTICLRGPKAAELFYDETRFERKGVCPVRLVKTLFGKGGVQGLDDTDHRQRKEMMMSLMSEERIDELSQHMHKHLDQQSAQWETQNRVEILDAMHHVLSHAICEWCGIDPTQQDMEKVTQDMAMMVDGSGGVGPRHWKARRARKRGDRWAGQLIEQTRAGKLNPPEDSALWVFAKHQDRKGNLLPAQVAGVDLQNIIRPTIAIARWIMFAVHAMHTQPQAFQELKANSDIDAADRFGEEVRRYYPFFPMVAARTRSAFEWNGYEFPAKTRVFLDLYGTTHHPHYWSNPDDFIPDRFLSDIDRKFTMIPQGGGDYHQNHRCAGEFITRRLLRDAVRYMADQVDFEVPAQNLSISMTRIPAEPADRMLLSNVRKRVPSDTPAYVG from the coding sequence ATGACTGCGATTCCATCAAACCATCGTATTGACTCTGCCTTCCAGTTTATTCAAACGGGGTACCAGTTTATTCCCAATGAATGTGACCGGCTCGAAACAAATATTTTTGAGACTCGTTTCTTCGGTAAGAAAACGATCTGCCTGAGAGGTCCGAAAGCGGCGGAACTCTTTTATGACGAAACTCGATTCGAACGAAAAGGTGTCTGTCCCGTTCGTTTAGTGAAAACTCTTTTCGGCAAAGGGGGAGTACAGGGGCTTGATGACACAGACCATCGGCAACGCAAAGAGATGATGATGTCGTTAATGTCGGAAGAACGGATTGACGAACTCTCTCAGCACATGCATAAACATCTCGATCAACAATCGGCGCAATGGGAAACACAGAATCGCGTGGAGATACTGGATGCGATGCATCACGTTCTCAGTCATGCCATCTGTGAATGGTGTGGTATCGACCCCACTCAGCAGGATATGGAAAAGGTCACTCAGGATATGGCGATGATGGTCGACGGCTCCGGTGGAGTCGGACCACGACACTGGAAAGCGCGGCGCGCTCGTAAAAGAGGAGATCGTTGGGCCGGTCAACTCATTGAACAGACCAGGGCGGGCAAACTAAATCCCCCTGAAGATTCGGCACTATGGGTATTCGCAAAACATCAGGACAGGAAGGGCAACCTGTTGCCAGCGCAAGTTGCTGGTGTCGATCTACAAAACATCATTCGACCAACCATCGCCATTGCGCGCTGGATTATGTTCGCCGTCCACGCTATGCATACTCAACCACAAGCTTTTCAAGAACTAAAAGCAAACTCTGATATCGACGCAGCCGATCGGTTTGGTGAAGAAGTGAGGCGATACTATCCCTTTTTCCCCATGGTTGCCGCCCGCACCCGATCTGCGTTCGAGTGGAATGGTTACGAGTTCCCAGCTAAAACAAGGGTATTCCTCGACCTATACGGAACGACCCACCATCCTCATTACTGGAGTAATCCAGATGACTTTATCCCCGACCGATTTTTAAGTGATATTGACCGTAAGTTCACAATGATCCCACAAGGGGGAGGGGATTATCATCAGAATCACCGATGTGCGGGAGAATTCATTACACGGCGACTTCTGCGAGACGCTGTCCGTTATATGGCGGATCAAGTCGACTTTGAGGTACCCGCTCAGAACCTTTCGATCTCAATGACGCGCATCCCAGCAGAACCTGCTGATAGGATGCTGCTCTCGAATGTCCGAAAACGAGTACCCAGTGACACGCCCGCATATGTGGGTTAA
- a CDS encoding ABC transporter substrate-binding protein, translating into MKTRTTETKVETTGNNSVTRRTFLKAGCAGTAGWLISPPVVHASRKDFTLRVLGTNMTLQEKIRRQAEKDLGFKIAFEAKGSSGVLQKASTRPESFDVCEQAANSINVLWQANAIQPLDKHRIRRWKEISPLCKTGRLTPEMNIGAGDAPHKSLYVQNDGLLGTQETDQVSALPHVHNVDSFGYNTNIITNDESSGNESWGWLFDERYRGRVGLVNNPAIGLLDAALAAQAQGLLQFKDIGNLTRNEIDNLIELMVDYKRRGQFNGIWNSISQSVSFMKTGRVVIESMFSPAVSTLNGMGIPVRYAAPREGYRGWHGVLCLSSKTNEYVRDAAYDYMNWWLEGWAGAHMARQGYYMSIPELIREHVRPVEWNYWYEGQVATQDLPGADGRTAVLKGDRRSGGSYYDRLSNVAVWNTVMDSYEYSLIRWYEFLTA; encoded by the coding sequence ATGAAGACTAGAACAACTGAAACCAAAGTTGAGACGACAGGAAACAATAGTGTTACTCGTCGAACTTTTCTTAAGGCAGGCTGCGCGGGTACCGCTGGTTGGCTTATTTCTCCTCCGGTTGTCCATGCTTCTCGAAAAGATTTTACGTTGCGGGTGTTGGGCACCAACATGACGTTGCAAGAGAAGATTCGACGTCAGGCTGAGAAAGACCTTGGTTTCAAGATTGCCTTTGAAGCTAAAGGAAGCTCCGGTGTTCTTCAAAAAGCATCAACTCGACCGGAGAGTTTTGACGTTTGTGAACAAGCAGCAAATAGCATCAATGTGTTGTGGCAGGCGAACGCTATTCAACCTCTCGACAAGCATCGTATTCGTCGATGGAAAGAAATCAGCCCTTTATGCAAGACGGGGCGATTAACACCGGAAATGAATATTGGGGCGGGTGACGCACCCCATAAATCGCTTTATGTACAAAATGATGGTCTCCTTGGAACTCAAGAGACAGATCAGGTCAGTGCTCTACCGCATGTCCATAACGTTGATTCATTTGGCTATAACACCAATATCATCACGAATGATGAGTCCTCTGGAAATGAGAGTTGGGGCTGGCTGTTCGATGAAAGGTATCGTGGACGGGTTGGCCTGGTGAATAATCCGGCCATCGGTCTGCTGGATGCTGCACTGGCGGCCCAAGCTCAAGGTTTACTGCAATTTAAAGATATCGGAAATCTGACGCGGAACGAAATCGATAACCTTATTGAGCTGATGGTTGATTACAAACGTCGAGGCCAATTTAACGGGATCTGGAATTCGATATCACAGTCAGTCAGTTTTATGAAAACGGGCCGAGTAGTGATTGAAAGTATGTTTTCGCCCGCCGTATCGACCTTGAATGGCATGGGCATTCCCGTGCGATATGCTGCCCCCCGAGAAGGTTATAGGGGATGGCATGGGGTTTTATGCCTCTCTTCCAAAACAAATGAATATGTCCGTGATGCCGCTTACGACTATATGAACTGGTGGCTGGAAGGTTGGGCCGGAGCACACATGGCTCGACAAGGATATTACATGTCTATTCCGGAACTAATTCGCGAGCATGTGAGACCGGTCGAATGGAACTATTGGTATGAGGGTCAAGTGGCAACTCAGGATTTGCCCGGAGCCGATGGTCGCACTGCAGTACTCAAAGGGGACAGGCGATCTGGAGGATCCTACTACGACAGACTGAGCAATGTGGCAGTCTGGAATACAGTCATGGACAGTTATGAATATAGTCTTATCCGTTGGTACGAGTTTCTAACTGCATAA